In Nocardia sp. NBC_01327, the genomic stretch GCCGGCCGACGAATTGGACCAGCAGTTCGCCACGAATGTCGCGCTGCTCGAGCAGATCGCCGGACAGTTGGTCACCACCGTCATCGACCAGCTGCGGCATGCGCCGGAACCGGCGGCCGGGTCGCAGCTCGAGACGTGGCTCGCAGATCCCCTGCTGACCGAACTGCGGGTGCTCTACCAGCGCAGGCAGGAGACCAACCCGATCGACAGCGGGTGGATCACGCTGGGGCGGCAGAGCCCCTCGATAGCGTGAGTGGGAACCATGACCGGTACCGAGGATCGGATCCGGGCGCGAGTCGCGGACCTGCCGCCCGAACAACGTGCCCGGCTCGCCGAACGACTACGCGGACGGTCGCCGGAAACGGCAGCGGCGCATAACCACACAGCTGCCGGGCCCGATCGGCACAGCGCGGTGTGGTTCGTCCGGCACGGTTGCGCAGATCCCGCAGTGCGGCTGTTCTGCTTCCCGTACGCCGGTAGCGGGGCATCGGTGTTCCGTGCCTGGGGCAACCATTTGCCCGCCGACGTCGAGGTGTGCGCGATTCAGTTGCCCGGCCGCGAATCCCGGGCCGCAGAGCCCGCCTACCGGCGGCTGGTCGCCTTGGTATCCGACCTGCAGGCGGTGATCACACCGCTGCTCGACCGGCCGTTCGTGTTCTTCGGGCACAGCATGGGTGCACTGGTGGCCTTCGAACTGGCGCGGCAGCTGCGGCAGTTCGGTGTGCCACAACCGGAACGTCTGTGCCTAGCGGCATTTCGGGCGCCACAGCTGCCCAATCCCAATATTCGGATCTATCACCTGCCGGACGAAGTCCTCAAATCGGTTCTCGCCAAGGACGGCACGCCTCGCGAGGTGCTGGACGATGACGAGCTGATGCGCGCCTGGCTGCCGATGCTGCGCGCGGACATCGAACTGTGCGACACCTACCAGTACACGCTCGAATCGCCGCTTCCGATGCCGGTGTCGGTATTCGGCGGCACGCACGACATGCGGGTCGGGCGCGCGGACCTCGAGCAATGGAAGATGCAGGCGGGCAACGAATTCGACCTCACCATGCTGCCGGGCTCGCATTTCTTCCTCCGCGACAGCGCGGATCTGCTACTGGCTCACCTGTCCACCGAACTCCAGTCGATGACGACCTACGAGGGGGCACCACCGCATGAGTGAATTGACCTGCGATACAGCAGATTCCCAGCACGAACCCCTCGCGATCGTCGGAATCGGATGCCATTTCCCCGGTGGAGCCTCCACCCCGGCCGCCTTCTGGGATCTGCTCTGCGCCGGCGTGGACGCCACCCGCGA encodes the following:
- a CDS encoding thioesterase II family protein translates to MTGTEDRIRARVADLPPEQRARLAERLRGRSPETAAAHNHTAAGPDRHSAVWFVRHGCADPAVRLFCFPYAGSGASVFRAWGNHLPADVEVCAIQLPGRESRAAEPAYRRLVALVSDLQAVITPLLDRPFVFFGHSMGALVAFELARQLRQFGVPQPERLCLAAFRAPQLPNPNIRIYHLPDEVLKSVLAKDGTPREVLDDDELMRAWLPMLRADIELCDTYQYTLESPLPMPVSVFGGTHDMRVGRADLEQWKMQAGNEFDLTMLPGSHFFLRDSADLLLAHLSTELQSMTTYEGAPPHE